One Mesorhizobium loti genomic window carries:
- a CDS encoding transcriptional regulator, with amino-acid sequence MKKPYVRPTIVRAGGIFEETPGEVTGGASTYAGNGKHIDPVILIAADIVSSYVSNNPIPAAELPDFIGKIHASIRNISDGAADGGPDEIRYAVPVKKSVTPDFIICLEDGKRFKSLKRHIETNYGLTPDQYRKKWNLPSNYPMVAPNYSATRSKLAKSMGLGRKSK; translated from the coding sequence TTGAAGAAGCCTTATGTCAGACCAACCATAGTCCGGGCCGGAGGAATTTTCGAAGAAACACCTGGTGAAGTCACCGGCGGTGCCAGCACATACGCCGGAAATGGAAAGCATATCGATCCCGTTATTTTGATAGCCGCCGATATTGTCTCGTCCTATGTCTCGAACAACCCGATTCCCGCCGCCGAACTGCCTGACTTCATCGGGAAAATCCACGCGTCGATTCGCAATATTTCGGATGGCGCTGCCGATGGTGGCCCAGACGAGATCCGATATGCCGTCCCCGTGAAGAAATCCGTCACCCCCGATTTCATCATCTGCCTGGAGGACGGCAAGCGTTTCAAATCGCTGAAACGGCATATCGAGACGAACTATGGCCTGACGCCGGACCAGTATCGCAAGAAGTGGAACCTGCCTTCCAACTACCCGATGGTGGCGCCAAACTATTCCGCGACCCGCTCGAAACTCGCCAAATCCATGGGGCTAGGCCGCAAATCAAAATAG
- a CDS encoding ATPase AAA, with protein sequence MSRDMTVAIEMGHTTAGAPANLDLEELLATRLLVQGNSGSGKSHLLRRLLEQSAPWVQQTIIDPEGDFVSLGERYGHLVIDAEEHTERGLQAAGERARIHRVSTVLNLEGLDAENQMRRAAAFLGGLFEVARDHWYPMLVVVDEAQLFAPAVAGEVSDEARKLSLGAMTNLMCRGRKRGLAGIIATQRLAKLAKNVAAEASNFLMGRTFLDIDMARAADLLGMERRQAEAFRDLERGQFMALGPALSRRPLGLRIGPTDTSPRNGTPRLMAMPESALEDARAIILAAPPPETVRTPRRVASPDLLDQLMAAKSAALEIRPEPAEPQISAEDLAERRERVDRVLRAILAQPDAGFRVIGVLYQEFVVRCRIEGLASVVPDLAEFRRMLTRARAGLGSETTQDDAWRDVSVRASLLPDDMQGVFMMIARAAKEGWPCPSDAAIARAYGSHSLRRARRLLTYIEEQGLIVCQLDGTGKRTVTLVELAWATAPGDPNAEEAEQGSLAL encoded by the coding sequence TTGAGTCGAGACATGACCGTTGCGATCGAGATGGGACACACCACGGCGGGCGCCCCAGCGAACCTCGATCTCGAGGAGCTGCTGGCGACCCGCCTTCTGGTGCAGGGCAATTCGGGCTCCGGCAAGTCGCATCTGTTGCGCCGCCTGCTGGAGCAGAGCGCGCCCTGGGTGCAGCAGACCATCATCGACCCCGAAGGCGACTTCGTCTCGCTCGGCGAGCGTTACGGCCATCTGGTGATCGATGCAGAGGAGCATACCGAGCGCGGCCTGCAGGCGGCCGGCGAGCGGGCGCGTATCCATCGCGTCTCCACCGTGCTCAACCTCGAAGGGCTCGACGCCGAAAACCAGATGCGGCGCGCCGCCGCCTTCCTCGGCGGGCTGTTCGAGGTTGCCCGCGACCATTGGTATCCGATGCTGGTGGTGGTGGACGAGGCGCAGCTGTTCGCGCCGGCGGTGGCAGGCGAGGTTTCGGACGAGGCGCGCAAGCTCTCGCTTGGCGCCATGACCAATCTGATGTGCCGTGGCCGCAAACGGGGGCTCGCCGGCATCATCGCCACGCAGCGGCTGGCCAAGCTCGCCAAGAATGTCGCGGCGGAAGCCTCCAATTTCCTCATGGGCCGCACCTTCCTCGACATCGACATGGCGCGCGCCGCCGATCTGCTCGGCATGGAGCGGCGCCAGGCGGAAGCATTTCGCGATCTGGAGCGCGGGCAGTTCATGGCGCTGGGGCCGGCGCTGTCACGGCGGCCGCTGGGGCTGCGCATCGGCCCGACCGACACCAGCCCGCGCAACGGCACGCCGCGGCTGATGGCGATGCCGGAATCAGCCCTTGAGGACGCACGCGCGATCATCCTGGCCGCGCCTCCGCCCGAGACGGTGCGCACGCCGCGCCGGGTGGCGTCACCAGACCTGCTCGACCAGCTGATGGCGGCGAAATCGGCGGCGCTGGAAATCCGCCCCGAACCGGCGGAGCCGCAAATCAGCGCCGAGGATCTGGCCGAGCGGCGCGAGCGGGTCGACCGCGTGCTGCGCGCCATCCTGGCGCAGCCCGATGCGGGTTTTCGCGTCATCGGCGTGCTTTACCAGGAATTCGTCGTGCGCTGCCGCATCGAGGGCCTCGCCTCTGTGGTGCCGGACCTCGCCGAATTCCGCCGCATGCTGACGCGCGCCCGCGCCGGCCTTGGCTCCGAGACGACGCAGGATGACGCGTGGCGCGACGTATCCGTGCGCGCCTCGCTGCTGCCCGACGACATGCAGGGCGTGTTCATGATGATCGCGCGGGCGGCCAAGGAAGGCTGGCCGTGCCCGAGCGACGCCGCGATCGCGCGCGCCTATGGCTCGCACTCGCTGCGCCGCGCCCGGCGTCTCCTGACCTATATCGAGGAGCAAGGCCTGATCGTCTGCCAGCTCGACGGCACGGGAAAGCGCACCGTGACGCTGGTCGAACTCGCCTGGGCCACGGCGCCCGGCGACCCCAATGCCGAGGAGGCGGAGCAGGGGAGCCTGGCGCTGTGA